A portion of the Armatimonadota bacterium genome contains these proteins:
- a CDS encoding TlpA family protein disulfide reductase, producing the protein MAGFLALLSSALFRGQSPERRSLAINTAGRAGQVRVRPVPPFALQLFGGGVFRPTDQRGRVMVVNFWASWCPPCREEAPELEAAWRGLRSQGIVFVGVNVWDSEQAARTFLQNYGITYPNGPDPRGRILVEFGVTGIPETYAVDRQGRLVRRWMGPITRQELANLLEGLRRPVP; encoded by the coding sequence GTGGCCGGATTTCTGGCCCTGCTGTCCTCCGCGTTGTTCCGCGGCCAGAGCCCCGAGCGGAGAAGCCTTGCCATCAACACCGCGGGGCGTGCGGGGCAGGTGCGGGTGCGGCCGGTGCCCCCGTTCGCCCTGCAGCTGTTCGGAGGCGGCGTCTTCCGACCGACGGATCAGCGCGGAAGGGTCATGGTGGTGAACTTCTGGGCCTCGTGGTGTCCGCCCTGTCGGGAGGAAGCGCCGGAACTGGAGGCGGCCTGGCGGGGGCTTCGGAGCCAGGGTATCGTATTCGTGGGTGTGAACGTGTGGGATTCGGAGCAGGCCGCCAGGACGTTCCTCCAGAACTACGGGATCACTTACCCGAACGGGCCTGACCCGCGAGGGCGGATCCTCGTGGAGTTCGGGGTCACGGGGATTCCCGAGACGTATGCGGTGGACCGCCAAGGAAGGCTCGTGCGGCGATGGATGGGGCCCATCACCCGGCAGGAACTCGCGAACCTGCTGGAAGGCCTCCGGAGACCAGTACCGTG